A single region of the Vicia villosa cultivar HV-30 ecotype Madison, WI linkage group LG4, Vvil1.0, whole genome shotgun sequence genome encodes:
- the LOC131600318 gene encoding nudix hydrolase 25-like yields MEDLPQGYRPNVGVCLINSDDQIFVASRLNVPGAWQMPQGGIEDGEEPKSAAIRELREETGIVSAEIIAEVDKWLTYDFPPAVKAKVNRLWGGEWHGQAQKWFLMKFTKDEGEINLATGEADPEFAEWKWANPEDVIEQAVDYKRPTYEEVVKTFKPYFQGNAKSAKCKSTKW; encoded by the exons ATGGaggatcttccacaaggttaccgTCCTAACGTTGGTGTCTGTCTCATCAACTCTGATGATCAG ATATTTGTGGCTTCTAGATTGAATGTTCCAGGAGCATGGCAAATGCCTCAG GGTGGCATTGAAGACGGTGAAGAACCCAAATCTGCTGCGATTAGAGAACTTCGAGAAGAAACTGGAATAGTATCTGCCGAGATAATCGCCGAG GTTGATAAATGGTTGACATATGACTTCCCTCCTGCTGTGAAGGCTAAGGTCAATCGTCTCTGGGGAGGCGAATGGCACGGACAGGCACAGAAATG GTTCCTCATGAAATTTACAAAAGATGAAGGCGAAATCAACTTAGCTACCGGTGAAGCAGACCCGGAATTCGCAGAGTGGAAATGGGCAAACCCTGAAGATGTTATTGAGCAG GCTGTGGACTATAAGAGACCAACCTATGAAGAAGTTGTAAAAACCTTCAAGCCTTACTTTCAAGGAAATGCAAAATCAGCGAAATGTAAATCGACAAAGTGGTGA
- the LOC131600317 gene encoding (+)-neomenthol dehydrogenase-like, which produces MGKKEKSEKAKERREKRLQEIQLLRSIPYSDQQRWWSKETIAVVTGGNRGIGFEICRQLASHGLTVILTSRDASAGAESIRVLQEGGFDVVFHQLDIVDDSSINQFVEWLQENYGGLDILVNNAGVNFNLGSDNSVENAYKVIKTNYYGIKNLTEALIPLMKPSVVGARIVNTSSRLGRLNGRRNRISKVELREQLSDVEFLSEELIDRTLSSFLQQVEDGSWTSGGWPQIYTDYSVSKLAVNAYTRLMARKLSERPEGQKIYINCYCPGWVKTALTGFAGNNTVEEGADTGVWLALLHDQTVMGSFFAERREINF; this is translated from the exons ATGGGTAAGAAGGAAAAGAGTGAGAAAGCAAAAGAACGAAGAGAAAAGAGATTACAAGAGATACAGCTTTTAAGATCCATTCCTTATTCCGATCAACAAAG GTGGTGGTCAAAGGAAACTATAGCCGTGGTTACCGGCGGAAACAGAGGAATTGGGTTTGAGATTTGTAGACAACTTGCTTCTCATGGATTAACTGTTATACTAACATCAAGAGATGCTAGTGCTGGTGctgaatcaattagggttttgcaagAAGGTGGTTTTGATGTGGTTTTTCATCAACTTGACATAGTTGACGATTCATCCATCAACCAATTCGTCGAGTGGTTGCAGGAAAATTATGGTGGTTTAGATATTCTG GTAAACAATGCTGGTGTTAATTTCAATCTTGGGTCTGATAACTCTGTTGAAAATGCTTACAAGGTTATCAAAACAAATTATTATGGCATTAAAAATTTGACGGAAGCTCTTATTCCATTGATGAAACCATCTGTTGTTGGTGCTCGAATAGTAAATACAAGCTCACGTCTAGGTCGACTAAATGGAAGACGAAAT AGAATCAGTAAAGTAGAATTGAGAGAACAACTGAGTGATGTTGAGTTTCTTTCAGAGGAACTGATTGACAGAACTTTATCTTCATTTTTACAACAAGTAGAAGATGGAAGTTGGACATCAGGTGGATGGCCTCAAATATATACTGATTACTCAGTGTCGAAACTTGCTGTTAATGCTTATACAAGGCTTATGGCTAGGAAGCTTTCGGAGCGACCAGAAGGTCAAAAGATTTATATTAACTGCTATTGTCCGGGTTGGGTAAAGACAGCTCTCACAGGTTTTGCAGGGAACAATACTGTTGAGGAAGGTGCTGATACTGGAGTATGGCTTGCCCTTCTGCATGACCAAACAGTTATGGGAAGTTTTTTTGCTGAGAGACGGGAAATTAACTTTTAA